Proteins encoded within one genomic window of Mycolicibacterium aubagnense:
- the rpmH gene encoding 50S ribosomal protein L34, giving the protein MAKGKRTFQPNNRRRARVHGFRLRMRTRAGRAIVSARRGKGRRSLTA; this is encoded by the coding sequence GTGGCCAAGGGCAAGCGGACTTTCCAGCCGAACAACCGCCGTCGGGCTCGTGTGCACGGCTTCCGTCTGCGGATGCGGACCCGCGCCGGCCGCGCCATCGTGTCGGCCCGTCGCGGCAAGGGCCGTCGCTCTCTCACTGCGTGA
- the recF gene encoding DNA replication/repair protein RecF (All proteins in this family for which functions are known are DNA-binding proteins that assist the filamentation of RecA onto DNA for the initiation of recombination or recombinational repair.): MFVRQLTLTDFRSWRRLDLELAPGRTVFVGQNGFGKTNIVEALWYTATLGSHRVASDAPLIRAGCERAVVSTIVVNDGRELAVDLDITAGRANKARLNRSPVRSAREILGALRAVLFAPEDLSLVRGDPGERRRYLDELASTRRPRLGGVRADYEKVVRQRTALLKSAGAGRFRGGDAGALETLDVWDGHLASHGAELIAARVNLINELHPEITKAYHLLAPASRPASVRYRSSVEAVEEQAGTGSVDVAAYQTALLDDLARRRSAELERGVCLVGPHRDDLELRLGDQIAKGFASHGESWSMALALRLGAYELLRTDGSDPVLLLDDVFAELDSARRRALADVAQSAEQVLVTAAVPDDIPQDWDGARINVVMRDDDGGRISVVDA; this comes from the coding sequence GTGTTTGTTCGACAGCTCACCCTGACCGATTTCCGATCATGGCGCCGACTCGACCTGGAATTGGCGCCGGGCCGGACCGTCTTCGTGGGCCAGAACGGATTCGGCAAAACCAATATCGTTGAGGCCCTGTGGTATACCGCCACGTTGGGTTCTCACCGGGTGGCGTCGGACGCGCCCTTGATCCGGGCCGGCTGTGAGCGGGCCGTCGTCTCCACCATCGTCGTGAACGATGGCCGGGAACTTGCGGTGGACCTCGACATCACCGCCGGCCGCGCCAACAAGGCACGGCTGAACCGCTCCCCCGTTCGCTCCGCCCGGGAAATTCTGGGCGCCCTTCGGGCGGTGTTGTTCGCCCCCGAGGATTTGTCGTTGGTGCGCGGCGATCCGGGGGAACGCCGGCGCTACCTCGATGAACTGGCCAGCACTCGTCGGCCCCGGTTGGGCGGGGTCCGCGCGGACTACGAAAAAGTGGTGCGGCAGCGCACCGCGCTGCTGAAGTCCGCGGGCGCCGGCCGATTCCGCGGTGGCGATGCGGGTGCACTCGAAACCCTCGACGTCTGGGACGGTCATCTGGCCAGCCACGGCGCCGAGCTGATCGCCGCCCGCGTCAACCTGATCAACGAGTTACATCCGGAGATCACCAAGGCCTACCACCTGCTGGCACCTGCGTCGCGGCCGGCGTCGGTGCGCTACCGCAGTTCGGTGGAAGCCGTCGAAGAACAGGCCGGCACGGGCTCGGTCGACGTCGCGGCCTATCAGACCGCACTCCTCGACGACCTCGCCCGGCGCCGGTCGGCGGAACTCGAGCGCGGCGTCTGTCTGGTCGGGCCGCACCGCGACGACCTCGAACTACGGCTCGGCGACCAGATCGCGAAAGGTTTTGCCAGCCACGGGGAATCGTGGTCGATGGCGCTGGCCCTGCGGCTGGGCGCGTACGAACTGTTGCGGACCGACGGCTCGGACCCGGTGCTGCTGCTGGACGACGTGTTCGCAGAACTGGATTCGGCGCGCCGGCGAGCGCTCGCCGACGTGGCACAATCGGCGGAGCAGGTTTTGGTCACCGCCGCGGTGCCTGATGACATTCCCCAGGACTGGGATGGTGCCCGGATCAATGTGGTGATGCGCGACGACGACGGCGGGCGGATTTCGGTGGTGGACGCATGA
- a CDS encoding DUF721 family protein — protein sequence MPESAFPPPHLAHLKGMDLVRRTLEEARGAARSQGKDVGRGRNAPVSQTRRGGGRRTWSGPGPDRRDPQLLGSATMDMARTRGWQGRMAEGSVFGQWSTVVGDQIAEHASPTSLREGVLTVTAESTAWATQLRMVQSQILAKIAASVGDGVVTSLKILGPSGPTWQKGSRNTGGRGPRDTYG from the coding sequence ATGCCGGAAAGTGCTTTTCCGCCACCACATCTCGCCCACCTGAAGGGTATGGATCTCGTCCGCCGGACGCTGGAGGAGGCGCGCGGCGCGGCTCGCAGTCAGGGAAAAGATGTCGGCCGGGGTCGCAACGCGCCCGTCTCACAGACCCGTCGCGGCGGTGGCCGGCGGACCTGGTCCGGACCCGGGCCCGATCGCCGGGACCCGCAATTGTTGGGCTCGGCGACCATGGATATGGCCCGCACCCGCGGCTGGCAGGGCCGGATGGCCGAGGGATCGGTGTTCGGCCAGTGGTCGACGGTGGTCGGCGACCAGATCGCCGAGCACGCCTCCCCCACCTCCCTGCGCGAGGGCGTGCTGACCGTGACGGCCGAGTCCACGGCCTGGGCGACGCAGCTACGGATGGTGCAGTCGCAGATTCTGGCGAAAATTGCGGCGTCGGTCGGCGACGGGGTCGTCACGTCGTTGAAGATTCTGGGTCCGTCGGGCCCGACGTGGCAGAAGGGTTCGCGCAACACGGGTGGCCGCGGACCCCGGGACACCTACGGCTGA
- the dnaA gene encoding chromosomal replication initiator protein DnaA yields the protein MTANPSASFAEIWKSVVAELNGDLGGTTTLTAQQRAWLRMVQPLVLTEGFALLSVPTQFVQNEIERHLREPIIAALSRHLGQRVDLGVRIAVPDNEDRPAPSEPVEPPEPEPLTAADDLDDDTEELSSAEETWPRYFNRPPADESADLSLNRRYTFDTFVIGASNRFAHAATLAIAEAPARAYNPLFIWGESGLGKTHLLHAAGNYAQKLFPGMRVKYVSTEQFTNDFINSLRDDRTASFKRSFRDIDVLLVDDIQFIEGKESTQEEFFHTFNTLHNANKQIVISSDRPPKQLATLEDRLRTRFEWGLITDVQPPELETRIAILRKKAQMDRLDVPDDVLELIASRIDRNIRELEGALIRVTAFASLNKTMIDKSLAEIVLRDLIADAGTTQISIATIMAATAEYFETTVEELRGPGKTRAVALSRQIAMYLCRELTDLSLPRIGQAFGRDHTTVMYAERKIKKEMASRREVFDHVKELTTRIRQRSKH from the coding sequence TTGACCGCTAACCCCAGTGCATCGTTCGCCGAGATCTGGAAGAGCGTGGTTGCCGAACTCAACGGCGACCTCGGCGGCACCACGACGCTGACCGCCCAGCAACGAGCCTGGTTGCGTATGGTTCAGCCACTCGTGCTCACCGAAGGTTTCGCGTTGCTGTCGGTTCCGACCCAGTTCGTCCAGAACGAGATCGAACGGCACCTGCGCGAACCGATCATCGCCGCGTTGAGCCGACACCTCGGCCAGCGCGTTGATCTCGGCGTTCGCATCGCGGTCCCGGATAACGAGGACCGGCCGGCGCCGTCGGAGCCGGTTGAGCCGCCCGAGCCCGAGCCGCTCACCGCCGCCGATGACCTGGACGACGACACCGAAGAGCTGTCGAGCGCGGAAGAGACCTGGCCCCGGTACTTCAACCGGCCGCCCGCCGACGAATCGGCCGATCTGAGCCTCAACCGGCGCTACACCTTCGACACCTTTGTCATCGGGGCATCCAACCGGTTCGCGCACGCCGCGACGTTGGCCATCGCCGAAGCACCGGCCCGCGCTTACAACCCGCTGTTCATCTGGGGTGAATCCGGTCTCGGCAAGACGCACCTGCTGCACGCAGCCGGTAATTACGCCCAGAAGCTCTTCCCCGGCATGCGGGTCAAGTACGTCTCGACCGAGCAGTTCACCAACGACTTCATCAACTCGTTGCGTGACGACCGGACCGCGTCGTTCAAACGCAGCTTCCGTGACATCGACGTGCTGCTGGTCGACGACATCCAGTTCATCGAAGGCAAGGAAAGCACTCAGGAAGAGTTCTTCCACACCTTCAATACGCTGCACAACGCGAACAAGCAGATCGTCATCTCGTCGGACCGGCCGCCGAAACAGCTTGCGACGCTGGAAGACCGGCTACGGACCCGGTTCGAATGGGGTCTGATCACCGACGTCCAGCCGCCCGAGCTGGAGACGCGCATCGCCATCCTGCGCAAGAAGGCCCAGATGGATCGCCTGGACGTGCCGGACGATGTGCTGGAACTCATCGCCAGCCGCATCGATCGCAACATCCGTGAGCTCGAGGGTGCGTTGATCCGTGTGACGGCGTTCGCGTCGCTCAACAAGACGATGATCGACAAGTCGCTGGCCGAGATCGTGCTGCGAGATCTCATCGCCGACGCCGGCACCACCCAGATCAGTATTGCCACGATCATGGCCGCCACCGCCGAGTACTTCGAGACCACCGTGGAGGAGCTCCGCGGCCCCGGGAAGACCCGCGCCGTGGCCCTCTCCCGGCAGATCGCCATGTATCTGTGCCGGGAGCTCACCGACCTGTCATTGCCGCGCATCGGCCAGGCCTTCGGGCGCGACCACACCACGGTGATGTACGCCGAGCGCAAGATCAAGAAGGAAATGGCTTCGCGGCGTGAGGTTTTCGATCACGTCAAGGAGCTCACCACCCGGATCCGGCAGCGGTCCAAGCACTGA
- the gyrB gene encoding DNA topoisomerase (ATP-hydrolyzing) subunit B: MAAQKKDAPAEYGADSIKVLEGLEAVRKRPGMYIGSTGERGLHHLVWEVVDNAVDEAMAGFATKVDVRILEDGGVQVTDDGRGIPVAMHATGIPTIDVVMTVLHAGGKFEEGAYQVSGGLHGVGVSVVNALSTRLEADIHKDGFEWHQTYDKSVPGTLRRGEPSKKTGSTIRFWADPDIFETTVYDFETIARRLQEMAFLNKGLTIELTDERVAAAAVVDEVVSDHAEAPKTAEEKAAEAAAPQKVKHRVYHYPDGLVDFVKHINRTKSAIQQSIIDFGGKAEGHEVEIAMQWNAGYSESVHTFANTINTHEGGTHEEGFRAALTTVVNKYARDKKLLKEKEANLTGDDIREGLAAVVSVKVRQPQFEGQTKTKLGNTEVKSFVQKICNEQLTHWFEANPAEAKTVVNKAVSSAQARVAARKARELVRRKSATDIGGLPGKLADCRSTDPTKSELYVVEGDSAGGSAKSGRDSMFQAILPLRGKIINVEKARIDRVLKNNEVQAIITALGTGIHDEFDLSKLRYHKIVLMADADVDGQHISTLLLTLLFRFMKPLVENGHIFLAQPPLYKLKWQRSEPEFAYSDRERDGLLEAGKAAGKRINTDDGIQRYKGLGEMDAKELWETTMDPSVRVLRQVTLDDAAAADELFSILMGEDVEARRSFITRNAKDVRFLDV, translated from the coding sequence GTGGCTGCCCAAAAGAAGGATGCGCCGGCTGAGTACGGTGCCGATTCGATCAAGGTCCTCGAAGGTCTGGAAGCGGTCCGTAAGCGTCCCGGTATGTACATCGGGTCCACCGGCGAGCGCGGTCTGCACCATTTGGTGTGGGAGGTTGTGGACAACGCCGTCGACGAGGCGATGGCCGGTTTTGCCACCAAGGTGGATGTCCGCATCCTCGAGGACGGCGGAGTCCAGGTCACCGACGACGGCCGCGGTATCCCGGTCGCGATGCACGCCACCGGTATCCCCACCATTGACGTCGTCATGACCGTGCTGCATGCCGGCGGCAAGTTCGAAGAAGGCGCCTACCAGGTGTCCGGTGGTCTGCACGGTGTCGGCGTTTCGGTGGTCAACGCCCTGTCGACGCGGCTCGAGGCGGACATCCACAAGGACGGCTTCGAATGGCACCAGACCTACGACAAGTCTGTCCCGGGCACCCTGCGTAGGGGTGAGCCGTCCAAGAAGACCGGTTCGACCATCCGGTTCTGGGCCGATCCCGACATCTTCGAGACCACGGTCTACGACTTCGAGACCATCGCCCGCCGCTTGCAGGAAATGGCCTTCCTGAACAAGGGCCTGACCATCGAGCTGACCGACGAGCGGGTCGCCGCTGCGGCCGTTGTCGACGAAGTGGTCAGCGATCACGCCGAGGCCCCCAAGACCGCCGAGGAAAAAGCAGCCGAAGCGGCCGCCCCGCAGAAGGTCAAGCACCGGGTTTACCACTACCCCGACGGTCTGGTCGATTTCGTCAAGCACATCAACCGGACCAAGAGCGCCATCCAGCAGAGCATCATCGATTTCGGTGGCAAGGCGGAAGGCCACGAGGTCGAGATCGCGATGCAGTGGAACGCCGGGTACTCGGAGTCGGTGCACACCTTCGCGAACACCATCAACACGCATGAGGGTGGTACCCACGAAGAGGGTTTCCGCGCCGCGCTGACGACGGTGGTGAACAAGTACGCGCGCGACAAGAAGCTGCTGAAGGAAAAGGAAGCCAACCTCACCGGTGACGACATCCGTGAGGGTCTCGCGGCAGTCGTGTCGGTGAAGGTTCGCCAGCCGCAGTTCGAGGGCCAGACCAAGACCAAGCTCGGCAATACCGAGGTCAAGTCGTTCGTACAGAAGATTTGTAACGAGCAGCTGACCCACTGGTTCGAGGCCAACCCCGCCGAAGCCAAAACCGTTGTCAACAAGGCTGTTTCGTCGGCGCAGGCGCGCGTGGCCGCGCGTAAGGCGCGTGAGCTGGTGCGCCGCAAGAGTGCGACCGATATCGGTGGGCTGCCCGGCAAGCTGGCGGACTGCCGCTCGACGGATCCGACGAAGTCGGAACTGTATGTGGTGGAGGGCGATTCGGCCGGTGGTTCGGCCAAGAGCGGTCGCGACTCGATGTTCCAGGCGATCCTGCCGCTGCGCGGCAAGATCATCAACGTCGAGAAGGCGCGCATCGACCGCGTGCTCAAGAACAATGAGGTCCAGGCCATCATCACGGCCCTGGGCACCGGTATCCACGACGAGTTCGATCTGTCGAAGCTGCGGTATCACAAGATCGTGTTGATGGCCGACGCCGACGTCGATGGCCAGCACATCTCGACGCTGCTGTTGACGCTGTTGTTCCGCTTCATGAAGCCACTGGTGGAGAACGGCCATATTTTCCTGGCCCAGCCGCCGCTGTACAAGCTGAAATGGCAACGCAGTGAACCCGAATTCGCGTACTCGGACCGTGAGCGTGACGGCCTGCTCGAGGCCGGCAAGGCCGCAGGCAAGCGGATCAACACCGACGACGGCATCCAGCGCTACAAAGGTCTGGGTGAGATGGACGCCAAGGAGCTATGGGAGACCACCATGGATCCGTCCGTCCGCGTGCTGCGTCAGGTCACCCTCGATGACGCCGCGGCGGCCGACGAACTGTTCTCGATCCTGATGGGTGAGGACGTCGAAGCCCGCCGCAGCTTCATTACCCGAAACGCGAAAGACGTCCGCTTCCTCGATGTTTAG
- the dnaN gene encoding DNA polymerase III subunit beta, whose translation MDVATTAGLTDLKFRLVREDFADAVAWVARILPSRPLNPVLAGVLLTGSDDGLTISGYDYEVSAEVRVAAEIASPGSVLVSGKLLSDITRALPAKPVELSVEGTRVALSCGSARFSLPTMAVEDYPALPALPDETGIVPANVFAEAIGQVAVAAGRDDTLPMLTGVRVEISGEKVVLAATDRFRLAVRELTWNSAVPDLEAAVLVPAKTLAESAKSGADGTEVHLSLGAGQAVGKDGMLGIRSNGKRTTTRLLDAEFPKFRQLLPAEHTAVATIGVAELAEAIKRVALVADRGAQVRMEFADDVLRLSAGADDVGRAEEDLAVEFYGEPLTIAFNPTYLTDGLGSLHADRVTFGFTTPSKPAVLRPAGENQYSGSGPFPAGDTDYVYLLMPVRLPG comes from the coding sequence ATGGACGTGGCGACGACAGCGGGTCTGACCGATTTGAAGTTCCGTCTCGTTCGGGAAGACTTCGCCGACGCCGTGGCCTGGGTGGCCCGGATCCTGCCGTCCCGGCCCCTGAACCCGGTTCTGGCGGGTGTGCTGCTGACCGGCTCCGACGACGGTCTGACCATCTCCGGCTACGACTACGAGGTATCCGCCGAGGTGCGTGTCGCGGCTGAAATCGCTTCTCCCGGAAGTGTTTTGGTGTCGGGCAAGCTGCTCTCGGACATCACCCGTGCGCTGCCGGCCAAGCCCGTGGAACTCAGCGTCGAAGGCACCCGCGTGGCGTTGAGCTGCGGTAGTGCCCGGTTCTCGCTGCCGACCATGGCAGTCGAGGACTACCCCGCGCTGCCGGCGCTGCCGGACGAGACGGGCATCGTGCCCGCCAACGTGTTCGCCGAGGCCATCGGTCAGGTGGCTGTCGCCGCCGGTCGCGATGACACCCTCCCCATGCTCACGGGTGTCCGCGTCGAGATCTCTGGCGAGAAGGTCGTGCTGGCCGCCACCGACCGCTTCCGCCTCGCGGTTCGTGAACTGACCTGGAATTCGGCGGTGCCGGATCTCGAAGCCGCGGTGCTGGTTCCGGCCAAGACATTGGCCGAGTCGGCCAAGTCCGGCGCTGACGGCACCGAGGTGCACTTGTCGCTGGGCGCCGGCCAGGCTGTCGGCAAGGACGGCATGCTGGGTATCCGCAGCAACGGCAAGCGCACCACCACGCGCCTGCTCGACGCGGAATTCCCGAAGTTCCGTCAGCTGCTGCCGGCCGAGCACACCGCGGTGGCCACCATCGGTGTCGCCGAGCTGGCTGAAGCCATCAAACGCGTCGCACTGGTCGCCGATCGCGGTGCCCAGGTCCGTATGGAGTTCGCCGACGACGTCCTGCGGCTCTCGGCGGGCGCCGACGACGTCGGCCGCGCCGAGGAAGACCTGGCGGTCGAGTTCTATGGCGAACCCTTGACCATCGCGTTCAACCCGACCTACCTCACCGACGGTCTGGGCTCGTTGCATGCAGATCGCGTTACGTTCGGATTTACGACACCCAGCAAGCCTGCGGTGTTGCGTCCCGCCGGGGAGAATCAGTACTCGGGATCCGGTCCGTTCCCGGCCGGGGATACCGATTACGTGTATTTGTTGATGCCGGTGCGCCTCCCGGGCTGA
- the gnd gene encoding phosphogluconate dehydrogenase (NAD(+)-dependent, decarboxylating), whose protein sequence is MQLGLIGLGKMGFNMRERLRGGGHEVIGYDPRPEVSDVPSLAALAEQLEAPRVVWVMVPSGEITHETIEDLAGVLSSGDLVIDGGNSRFTEDGVHAKLLADKGIGFIDAGVSGGVWGLTEGYGLMVGGSDEDVARVMPIFETLRPEGDLADGFVHAGPVGAGHFAKMVHNGVEYALMTAYGEGYEMLAAEPLIKDPQAVYQAWTNGTVVRSWLQQLLAKALKEDPKLEDISGYTEDSGEGRWTVEEAIRLRVPVPGIAASLFARFLSRQDDSPTMKAVAALRNQFGGHAVQRVSKSG, encoded by the coding sequence ATGCAGCTGGGGTTGATCGGCCTCGGAAAAATGGGCTTCAACATGCGCGAGCGTCTGCGCGGTGGTGGCCATGAAGTCATCGGGTACGACCCGCGACCGGAAGTCAGCGACGTGCCGTCGCTCGCGGCCCTCGCGGAGCAGCTCGAAGCGCCGCGCGTGGTGTGGGTCATGGTCCCCTCGGGTGAGATCACCCACGAGACCATCGAGGATCTCGCCGGGGTCCTCAGCTCGGGTGACCTGGTGATCGACGGCGGCAACTCACGCTTCACCGAAGACGGTGTGCACGCAAAGCTGTTGGCGGACAAGGGAATCGGCTTCATCGACGCCGGTGTTTCCGGCGGTGTGTGGGGTCTGACCGAAGGCTACGGCCTGATGGTCGGCGGCAGCGACGAGGACGTCGCGCGTGTCATGCCGATCTTCGAGACGCTGCGGCCCGAGGGAGATCTCGCCGACGGCTTCGTCCACGCCGGTCCCGTCGGTGCCGGACACTTTGCCAAGATGGTGCACAACGGCGTCGAGTACGCGTTGATGACCGCCTATGGTGAGGGTTACGAAATGCTCGCCGCCGAGCCGCTGATCAAAGACCCGCAGGCGGTTTACCAAGCCTGGACCAACGGCACGGTCGTCCGGTCCTGGCTGCAGCAGCTGCTGGCCAAGGCACTCAAGGAAGACCCCAAGCTCGAAGACATCAGTGGTTACACCGAGGATTCCGGTGAGGGCCGCTGGACTGTCGAGGAAGCGATCCGGTTGCGGGTGCCGGTGCCGGGTATCGCGGCGTCGCTGTTCGCGCGGTTCCTGTCCCGGCAGGACGACTCGCCGACCATGAAAGCTGTTGCGGCACTGCGTAACCAGTTCGGTGGTCACGCCGTACAGAGGGTCAGTAAGTCCGGCTAG